One window from the genome of Bicyclus anynana chromosome 25, ilBicAnyn1.1, whole genome shotgun sequence encodes:
- the LOC112056479 gene encoding uncharacterized protein LOC112056479, translated as MIGSFWNLCRACPSMPVDKLHSEYRSTYRWHEHKEQQQGVVRQPAPTPPSALPIARGAIEPAMPRRKKYPGVAYKTNDLFDPAPADDIRAFERARSAQRNDSERAGRRSKSEGPRQPRWTDTVEPKATTALGEVLAAKEPEVTVSTEYRNQFAWPKDETVPRKSISMGALKKAAVAEGSVEAEPLMNHVDGDHDDGPKKYIEDYLWNGQKPGVQRKSTFRSALSALIYNGEDRSKDNRKRYKSEYKKKFRPFSQYVYEASKGTFTKCRGKGKAIEEASERLVGDAGRAGDAVDGAGAGAGAGAGAGAGEDTASTLRAAGLQPLGLAQGDSWYREVLDLRKRAGEYKYRGWGTELAPEHITQLYNKQIELWYQVSRRSSLSALSLASTNHKALPRDEKDGKESRNLSPKKFRSFRSAPHQSIHAKLQETKALERSPHKTSPQKQRKKLQGYSFDEGVTQDGPRIDTVFRSPRRRPRSADPAPVPSVRHMPNGHEARPAKPTGLPLSRGSSSRVRPSSRGGRSPSAPSKTGAVNGSIVNGDIGATGTLTSPEQGRRSRSVTKVGIKLDDDIPAHRSASVAKDHFFDDSPIVKSPPEPTRVKSPEQLNMRSPDPVNWTVPLDTGKTFTVTQNVKSDESIKRPSSDFKSSSVAEEVKPAEIAPIHHQQMSPIRSLKKSESPTSLSKRTDKTPTTPISLTPIDETKALDMNNINGINGINSNQLTPETPIEIKEIKDIKDMQEKEMEVVKKSTEATQVAPGVVDTTVVNETPTGGLTAAEVLDRARTRFDKFWGKKEDDV; from the exons CTGCACTCCGAGTACCGCAGCACATACCGATGGCACGAGCACAAAGAGCAGCAGCAGGGCGTGGTCAGGCAGCCCGCGCCCACGCCGCCCTCCGCGCTGCCCATCGCACGGG GAGCAATAGAACCGGCGATGCCGCGGCGGAAGAAGTACCCAGGCGTGGCGTACAAGACGAACGACCTGTTCGACCCGGCGCCCGCAGACGACATCCGCGCCTTCGAGCGCGCCCGG AGTGCTCAGAGGAACGACTCAGAGCGCGCGGGCCGGCGCAGCAAGTCGGAAGGCCCTCGTCAGCCGCGGTGGACCGACACCGTGGAGCCAAag GCCACCACAGCGCTAGGTGAAGTGCTAGCAGCGAAGGAGCCCGAGGTGACGGTCAGCACGGAGTACCGGAACCAGTTCGCGTGGCCCAAGGACGAGACGGTGCCCAGGAAGAGCATCTCCATGGGCGCGCTGAAGAAAGCCGCCGTAGCCGAAG GGTCAGTAGAAGCTGAACCCCTCATGAACCACGTGGACGGCGACCACGACGACGGGCCCAAGAAGTACATCGAAGACTACCTCTGGAACGGACAAAAACCCGGGGTCCAAAG AAAATCGACGTTCCGTAGCGCGCTATCGGCCCTCATATACAACGGGGAGGATCGTTCCAAAGATAATAGGAAACGTTACAAAAGCGAGTACAAAAAGAAATTTAGACCGTTCTCTCAGTACGTGTACGAGGCGTCTAAAGGGACGTTTACCAAATGCAGGGGGAAAGGGAAAGCGATAGAGGAGGCGAGCGAGCGCCTGGTGGGGGATGCGGGGCGCGCGGGGGACGCGGTAGACGGGGCgggggcgggcgcgggcgcgggagCGGGAGCGGGCGCGGGGGAGGACACGGCCAGCACGCTGCGCGCGGCCGGCCTGCAGCCGCTCGGGCTCGCGCAGGGCGACTCCTGGTACCGCGAGGTGCTGGATCTGCGCAAGCGCGCCGGCGAGTACAAG TATCGCGGCTGGGGGACTGAACTAGCTCCTGAACACATCACCCAGCTTTACAATAAACAGATCGAACTGTGGTACCAAGTGTCCCGCCGATCCTCGCTGTCAGCCCTTTCACTCGCTTCCACCAATCACAA GGCTTTGCCTCGAGATGAAAAAGATGGGAAGGAATCTAGGAATCTTTCGCCAAAGAAGTTCAGATCGTTCCGCTCGGCACCGCACCAGTCCATCCACGCCAAGCTTCAGGAGACGAAGGCTTTAGAACGGTCTCCACATAAGACCTCTCCTCAGAAGCAAAGGAAGAAGTTGCAAGGCTACAGCTTCGATGAAGGTGTTACCCAAGATG GGCCCAGAATCGATACAGTGTTCCGCTCCCCGCGCCGCCGGCCCCGCTCCGCAGACCCCGCCCCAGTGCCCAGCGTCCGGCACATGCCGAATGGGCACGAGGCGCGTCCCGCTAAACCAACCG GTTTGCCGTTAAGTAGGGGGAGTAGTAGTAGAGTTAGGCCGTCATCCCGAGGGGGCAGATCACCCTCGGCGCCGAGCAAAACCGGGGCAGTAAACGGGTCAATTGTTAATGGGGATATTGGGGCCACGGGGACATTGACATCACCAGAGCAGGGCCGGCGCAGTCGCAGCGTAACAAAAGTGGGCATAAAATTGG ATGACGATATACCGGCTCACCGTAGCGCTTCCGTCGCCAAAGACCACTTTTTCGATGACTCGCCAATCGTAAAATCTCCCCCGGAACCGACCCGGGTGAAGTCCCCGGAGCAACTGAATATGCGGTCACCTGACCCGGTCAACTGGACCGTTCCCCTGGACACCGGGAAGACGTTCACGGTGACCCAGAACGTGAAAAGTG ATGAGAGCATTAAGCGCCCTAGCTCTGACTTTAAGAGTTCGTCGGTGGCCGAAGAAGTGAAGCCGGCAG AAATCGCACCAATCCATCACCAACAGATGTCGCCAATACGCTCGCTCAAAAAGAGCGAATCTCCAACAAGCCTGAGCAAGCGCACGGATAAGACCCCCACCACTCCTATCAGCCTTACCCCTATCGACGAAACGAAGGCTCTGGACATGAACAATATTAATGGAATTAACGGAATTAACAGCAACCAGCTGACTCCTGAAACGCCAATAGAGATAAAAGAGATAAAAGACATTAAAGACATGCAGGAAAAAGAGATGGAAGTTGTTAAAAAATCTACAGAAGCGACCCAAGTAGCGCCGGGGGTCGTGGACACGACTGTAGTCAATGAGACCCCCACAGGGGGGCTGACTGCAGCCGAGGTCCTCGACAGGGCTCGCACGAGGTTCGATAAGTTTTGGGGCAAAAAGGAAGATGATGTTTAG